The following are from one region of the Corylus avellana chromosome ca1, CavTom2PMs-1.0 genome:
- the LOC132163348 gene encoding calmodulin-binding transcription activator 2-like isoform X2: MAESGRYALNQPLDVERIVLEAQHRWLRPSEICEILRNHHRFHLNPDPPVRPPAGSLFLFDRKVIRYFRKDSYRWRKKKDGKTVKEAHEKLKANSVDVLHCYYAHGEDNENFQRRSYWMLDPHLEHIVLVHYREGYKSGISRVIADPGSQAGSPQSSTVPCSVQANSPAPSVQTSYASSPNRVDRNGQIVSSGLDDVDSASDPQASSLGQPIFGFISHNTSLLEHKVAGFVELPSNPWFAGPKYCQSSGLSNLAEINSLTNNADGVHYQKFFVEHPTGADFISHKLTDARLDADSSVQGVLTYRNRLITDKDNQSLMATSGEVVQVPQERGFDLVHPQSHNCSEPHVEVTSAIRFEKKSKDAVVNNDEAGVLKKLDSFGRWMDKEIGGDCNESLMASDSGNYWNALDAENDEKEVSSLSRHMHLDTDLLGPSLSQEQLFTIRDFSPDWAYSGDATEDATKDLRKVLIVGTFLVSKELSSKIKWGCMFGEIEVSAEVLNDTVIRCQTPPHAPGRVPFYVTCSNRLACSEVREFEYREKPSGVAFAMAVRSAPADEVHFQMRLVKLLYLGRVRKRFDCSIEDCDKCKLKSTISSIRSESGNDWGRVEETSMAFNSNHMNPRDGLIQILLKDRLCEWLICNIHEGGKGPHVLDDKGQGVIHLAAALGYEWAMGPIVAAGISPNFRDAHGRTGLHWASYFGREETVIALLRLGASPGAVDDPTPASPGGKTAADLASSRGHKGIAGYLAEADLISHLSSLTVNENITDSAAATIAAEKSIETAALVQSDLAAYENLSLKGSLAAFRKSAHAAALIQAAFRARSFNHRQLTKSRNDISEVSLDLVALGSLNKVKKLNHFEEYLHSAAVKIQQKYRGWKGRKEFLKIRNRIVKIQAHVRGHQVRKQYKKVVWSVSIVEKAILRWRRKRTGLRGFRVEKEMGDVASETEKTDEYEFLRISRKQKFAGVEKALARVRSMVRYQEACDQYMRLATKFEKLKMGDEGSSAMLQGEISQKSKREQDLPALLKK, translated from the exons ATGGCTGAAAGTGGAAGATACGCTCTTAATCAACCATTAG ACGTTGAAAGGATAGTGCTTGAAGCACAACACCGTTGGCTTCGGCCTAGTGAAATTTGTGAAATACTTCGCAACCATCATAGGTTTCACTTAAATCCAGATCCACCTGTTAGGCCTCCAG ctGGTTCTTTGTTCCTGTTTGATCGAAAAGTTATTCGGTATTTTCGTAAAGATAGTTACCggtggaggaagaagaaagatggaAAAACTGTCAAAGAAGCTCATGAAAAGTTGAAG GCTAACAGTGTGGATGTTCTCCATTGTTACTATGCCCATGGCGAGGACAATGAGAACTTTCAGCGGCGAAGTTATTGGATGCTTGATCC gcaCTTGGAGCACATTGTTCTTGTACATTATAGAGAA GGGTACAAGTCAGGCATCTCCCGTGTGATAGCAGATCCAGGATCACAGGCTGGAAGCCCTCAAAGTAGTACTGTACCATGCTCTGTGCAGGCAAACTCACCTGCCCCTTCAGTTCAGACGTCTTATGCATCAAGTCCAAACAGAGTAGATAGAAATGGGCAGATAGTCTCATCAGGATTGGATGATGTGGATTCTGCTAGTGATCCACAAGCATCTTCTCTCGGTCAACctatttttggttttatatCACATAACACTTCTTTGCTGGAACATAAAGTTGCAG GATTTGTGGAGTTACCAAGCAATCCCTGGTTTGCTGGGCCTAAATATTGTCAAAGTTCGGGATTATCTAATTTGGCTGAAATTAACAGCTTGACCAACAACGCAGATGGTGTGCATTACcagaaattttttgttgaacATCCTACTGGAGCTGACTTTATATCACATAAGTTAACAGATGCTAGATTGGATGCTGATAGCTCAGTCCAAGGTGTTTTAACTTATAGAAATAGATTAATCACTGATAAAGACAACCAGTCATTAATGGCAACTTCTGGGGAAGTAGTTCAG GTGCCACAAGAGCGTGGTTTCGATTTAGTTCATCCCCAGTCTCACAATTGTTCAGAACCTCATGTGGAAGTAACTTCTGCCATTCGTTTTGAAAAGAAATCTAAAGATGCTGTTGTAAACAATGATGAAGCTGGAGTGCTGAAGAAACTTGACAGCTTTGGTAGATGGATGGATAAAGAAATTGGTGGAGATTGCAATGAGTCCTTGATGGCTTCGGACTCTGGCAATTATTGGAATGCACTTGATGCTGAAAATGATGAGAAGGAAGTGTCCAGTTTATCACGTCATATGCACTTGGATACTGATTTGCTGGGCCCTTCTCTATCCCAAGAACAGCTATTTACTATCCGTGATTTTTCACCAGATTGGGCTTATTCTGGGGATGCAACAGAAGATGCAACAAAGGATTTGAGAAAG GTCTTAATTGTTGGTACGTTCTTGGTAAGCAAGGAGCTATCTAGCAAGATTAAGTGGGGATGTATGTTTGGTGAAATTGAGGTTTCTGCTGAAGTTCTGAATGATACAGTCATCAGATGCCAAACTCCTCCACATGCTCCTGGGCGTGTTCCATTCTATGTCACCTGCAGTAATAGGTTAGCCTGCAGTGAGGTGAGGGAGTTTGAATATCGAGAAAAACCATCAGGAGTTGCGTTTGCAATGGCTGTTAGAAGTGCACCAGCAGATGAAGTGCATTTTCAAATGCGCCTAGTTAAACTTTTATATCTAGGTCGGGTGAGGAAGAGGTTTGATTGCTCTATTGAGGATTGTGATAAATGTAAGCTTAAGAGTACCATATCTTCAATAAGAAGTGAAAGTGGAAATGATTGGGGAAGGGTTGAAGAGACCTCTATGGCCTTTAATAGCAATCACATGAACCCTAGAGATGGACTAATTCAAATTTTGTTGAAGGATAGACTTTGTGAGTGGCTAATCTGTAATATTCATGAAGGTGGTAAAGGACCGCATGTTTTGGATGACAAAGGCCAAGGAGTTATACATTTGGCAGCTGCACTTGGCTATGAGTGGGCTATGGGGCCCATAGTTGCTGCTGGTATTAGTCCCAATTTCAGAGATGCACATGGAAGAACTGGGCTTCACTGGGCATCATATTTTGGGAG AGAGGAAACCGTCATTGCACTTCTTAGATTGGGTGCTTCTCCAGGTGCTGTTGACGACCCAACACCGGCATCTCCGGGAGGAAAAACAGCTGCTGATCTAGCATCAAGCAGAGGACATAAAGGGATTGCTGGATATTTGGCAGAAGCAGATTTAATCAGTCACCTCTCTTCACTAACTGTCAATGAGAACATAACGGATAGTGCTGCTGCAACTATTGCAGCCGAAAAAAGTATTGAGACTGCAGCACTTGTCCAATCAGATTTGGCAGCATATGAGAACCTTTCTCTGAAAGGATCTCTTGCTGCTTTTAGGAAATCAGCTCATGCAGCTGCTCTAATACAGGCTGCATTCCGGGCTCGTTCATTCAATCATAGACAACTCACTAAGAGCAGGAATGATATTTCTGAAGTTTCACTTGACCTAGTTGCACTTGGTTCTTTGAACAAGGTTAAAAAATTGAACCATTTTGAGGAATATTTGCATTCTGCTGCTGTAAAGATCCAACAGAAGTACCGTGGTTGGaagggaagaaaagagtttttgaaaatacGCAACCGTATTGTGAAAATTCAG GCTCACGTGAGGGGACATCAAGTTCGGAAGCAGTATAAAAAGGTTGTTTGGTCTGTTAGTATTGTGGAAAAGGCGATACTGCGTTGGAGGCGGAAACGAACTGGCTTGCGGGGATTTCGAGTGGAAAAAGAAATGGGAGATGTGGCATCAGAGACTGAGAAAACTGATGAGTATGAATTCTTGCGAATTAGCCGGAAACAGAAATTTGCTGGAGTTGAAAAAGCTCTAGCAAGAGTCAGGTCCATGGTTCGATATCAAGAAGCATGTGATCAGTATATGAGGCTAGCTACAAAGTTTGAGAAGCTAAAG ATGGGCGATGAAGGGAGCAGCGCAATGCTGCAAGGTGAAATTTCACAAAAGAGCAAAAGAGAGCAAGATTTGCCTgcattattaaaaaagtaa
- the LOC132163348 gene encoding calmodulin-binding transcription activator 2-like isoform X1 — MAESGRYALNQPLDVERIVLEAQHRWLRPSEICEILRNHHRFHLNPDPPVRPPAGSLFLFDRKVIRYFRKDSYRWRKKKDGKTVKEAHEKLKANSVDVLHCYYAHGEDNENFQRRSYWMLDPHLEHIVLVHYREVKEGYKSGISRVIADPGSQAGSPQSSTVPCSVQANSPAPSVQTSYASSPNRVDRNGQIVSSGLDDVDSASDPQASSLGQPIFGFISHNTSLLEHKVAGFVELPSNPWFAGPKYCQSSGLSNLAEINSLTNNADGVHYQKFFVEHPTGADFISHKLTDARLDADSSVQGVLTYRNRLITDKDNQSLMATSGEVVQVPQERGFDLVHPQSHNCSEPHVEVTSAIRFEKKSKDAVVNNDEAGVLKKLDSFGRWMDKEIGGDCNESLMASDSGNYWNALDAENDEKEVSSLSRHMHLDTDLLGPSLSQEQLFTIRDFSPDWAYSGDATEDATKDLRKVLIVGTFLVSKELSSKIKWGCMFGEIEVSAEVLNDTVIRCQTPPHAPGRVPFYVTCSNRLACSEVREFEYREKPSGVAFAMAVRSAPADEVHFQMRLVKLLYLGRVRKRFDCSIEDCDKCKLKSTISSIRSESGNDWGRVEETSMAFNSNHMNPRDGLIQILLKDRLCEWLICNIHEGGKGPHVLDDKGQGVIHLAAALGYEWAMGPIVAAGISPNFRDAHGRTGLHWASYFGREETVIALLRLGASPGAVDDPTPASPGGKTAADLASSRGHKGIAGYLAEADLISHLSSLTVNENITDSAAATIAAEKSIETAALVQSDLAAYENLSLKGSLAAFRKSAHAAALIQAAFRARSFNHRQLTKSRNDISEVSLDLVALGSLNKVKKLNHFEEYLHSAAVKIQQKYRGWKGRKEFLKIRNRIVKIQAHVRGHQVRKQYKKVVWSVSIVEKAILRWRRKRTGLRGFRVEKEMGDVASETEKTDEYEFLRISRKQKFAGVEKALARVRSMVRYQEACDQYMRLATKFEKLKMGDEGSSAMLQGEISQKSKREQDLPALLKK; from the exons ATGGCTGAAAGTGGAAGATACGCTCTTAATCAACCATTAG ACGTTGAAAGGATAGTGCTTGAAGCACAACACCGTTGGCTTCGGCCTAGTGAAATTTGTGAAATACTTCGCAACCATCATAGGTTTCACTTAAATCCAGATCCACCTGTTAGGCCTCCAG ctGGTTCTTTGTTCCTGTTTGATCGAAAAGTTATTCGGTATTTTCGTAAAGATAGTTACCggtggaggaagaagaaagatggaAAAACTGTCAAAGAAGCTCATGAAAAGTTGAAG GCTAACAGTGTGGATGTTCTCCATTGTTACTATGCCCATGGCGAGGACAATGAGAACTTTCAGCGGCGAAGTTATTGGATGCTTGATCC gcaCTTGGAGCACATTGTTCTTGTACATTATAGAGAAGTAAAAGAA GGGTACAAGTCAGGCATCTCCCGTGTGATAGCAGATCCAGGATCACAGGCTGGAAGCCCTCAAAGTAGTACTGTACCATGCTCTGTGCAGGCAAACTCACCTGCCCCTTCAGTTCAGACGTCTTATGCATCAAGTCCAAACAGAGTAGATAGAAATGGGCAGATAGTCTCATCAGGATTGGATGATGTGGATTCTGCTAGTGATCCACAAGCATCTTCTCTCGGTCAACctatttttggttttatatCACATAACACTTCTTTGCTGGAACATAAAGTTGCAG GATTTGTGGAGTTACCAAGCAATCCCTGGTTTGCTGGGCCTAAATATTGTCAAAGTTCGGGATTATCTAATTTGGCTGAAATTAACAGCTTGACCAACAACGCAGATGGTGTGCATTACcagaaattttttgttgaacATCCTACTGGAGCTGACTTTATATCACATAAGTTAACAGATGCTAGATTGGATGCTGATAGCTCAGTCCAAGGTGTTTTAACTTATAGAAATAGATTAATCACTGATAAAGACAACCAGTCATTAATGGCAACTTCTGGGGAAGTAGTTCAG GTGCCACAAGAGCGTGGTTTCGATTTAGTTCATCCCCAGTCTCACAATTGTTCAGAACCTCATGTGGAAGTAACTTCTGCCATTCGTTTTGAAAAGAAATCTAAAGATGCTGTTGTAAACAATGATGAAGCTGGAGTGCTGAAGAAACTTGACAGCTTTGGTAGATGGATGGATAAAGAAATTGGTGGAGATTGCAATGAGTCCTTGATGGCTTCGGACTCTGGCAATTATTGGAATGCACTTGATGCTGAAAATGATGAGAAGGAAGTGTCCAGTTTATCACGTCATATGCACTTGGATACTGATTTGCTGGGCCCTTCTCTATCCCAAGAACAGCTATTTACTATCCGTGATTTTTCACCAGATTGGGCTTATTCTGGGGATGCAACAGAAGATGCAACAAAGGATTTGAGAAAG GTCTTAATTGTTGGTACGTTCTTGGTAAGCAAGGAGCTATCTAGCAAGATTAAGTGGGGATGTATGTTTGGTGAAATTGAGGTTTCTGCTGAAGTTCTGAATGATACAGTCATCAGATGCCAAACTCCTCCACATGCTCCTGGGCGTGTTCCATTCTATGTCACCTGCAGTAATAGGTTAGCCTGCAGTGAGGTGAGGGAGTTTGAATATCGAGAAAAACCATCAGGAGTTGCGTTTGCAATGGCTGTTAGAAGTGCACCAGCAGATGAAGTGCATTTTCAAATGCGCCTAGTTAAACTTTTATATCTAGGTCGGGTGAGGAAGAGGTTTGATTGCTCTATTGAGGATTGTGATAAATGTAAGCTTAAGAGTACCATATCTTCAATAAGAAGTGAAAGTGGAAATGATTGGGGAAGGGTTGAAGAGACCTCTATGGCCTTTAATAGCAATCACATGAACCCTAGAGATGGACTAATTCAAATTTTGTTGAAGGATAGACTTTGTGAGTGGCTAATCTGTAATATTCATGAAGGTGGTAAAGGACCGCATGTTTTGGATGACAAAGGCCAAGGAGTTATACATTTGGCAGCTGCACTTGGCTATGAGTGGGCTATGGGGCCCATAGTTGCTGCTGGTATTAGTCCCAATTTCAGAGATGCACATGGAAGAACTGGGCTTCACTGGGCATCATATTTTGGGAG AGAGGAAACCGTCATTGCACTTCTTAGATTGGGTGCTTCTCCAGGTGCTGTTGACGACCCAACACCGGCATCTCCGGGAGGAAAAACAGCTGCTGATCTAGCATCAAGCAGAGGACATAAAGGGATTGCTGGATATTTGGCAGAAGCAGATTTAATCAGTCACCTCTCTTCACTAACTGTCAATGAGAACATAACGGATAGTGCTGCTGCAACTATTGCAGCCGAAAAAAGTATTGAGACTGCAGCACTTGTCCAATCAGATTTGGCAGCATATGAGAACCTTTCTCTGAAAGGATCTCTTGCTGCTTTTAGGAAATCAGCTCATGCAGCTGCTCTAATACAGGCTGCATTCCGGGCTCGTTCATTCAATCATAGACAACTCACTAAGAGCAGGAATGATATTTCTGAAGTTTCACTTGACCTAGTTGCACTTGGTTCTTTGAACAAGGTTAAAAAATTGAACCATTTTGAGGAATATTTGCATTCTGCTGCTGTAAAGATCCAACAGAAGTACCGTGGTTGGaagggaagaaaagagtttttgaaaatacGCAACCGTATTGTGAAAATTCAG GCTCACGTGAGGGGACATCAAGTTCGGAAGCAGTATAAAAAGGTTGTTTGGTCTGTTAGTATTGTGGAAAAGGCGATACTGCGTTGGAGGCGGAAACGAACTGGCTTGCGGGGATTTCGAGTGGAAAAAGAAATGGGAGATGTGGCATCAGAGACTGAGAAAACTGATGAGTATGAATTCTTGCGAATTAGCCGGAAACAGAAATTTGCTGGAGTTGAAAAAGCTCTAGCAAGAGTCAGGTCCATGGTTCGATATCAAGAAGCATGTGATCAGTATATGAGGCTAGCTACAAAGTTTGAGAAGCTAAAG ATGGGCGATGAAGGGAGCAGCGCAATGCTGCAAGGTGAAATTTCACAAAAGAGCAAAAGAGAGCAAGATTTGCCTgcattattaaaaaagtaa
- the LOC132163348 gene encoding calmodulin-binding transcription activator 2-like isoform X3, with product MLDPHLEHIVLVHYREVKEGYKSGISRVIADPGSQAGSPQSSTVPCSVQANSPAPSVQTSYASSPNRVDRNGQIVSSGLDDVDSASDPQASSLGQPIFGFISHNTSLLEHKVAGFVELPSNPWFAGPKYCQSSGLSNLAEINSLTNNADGVHYQKFFVEHPTGADFISHKLTDARLDADSSVQGVLTYRNRLITDKDNQSLMATSGEVVQVPQERGFDLVHPQSHNCSEPHVEVTSAIRFEKKSKDAVVNNDEAGVLKKLDSFGRWMDKEIGGDCNESLMASDSGNYWNALDAENDEKEVSSLSRHMHLDTDLLGPSLSQEQLFTIRDFSPDWAYSGDATEDATKDLRKVLIVGTFLVSKELSSKIKWGCMFGEIEVSAEVLNDTVIRCQTPPHAPGRVPFYVTCSNRLACSEVREFEYREKPSGVAFAMAVRSAPADEVHFQMRLVKLLYLGRVRKRFDCSIEDCDKCKLKSTISSIRSESGNDWGRVEETSMAFNSNHMNPRDGLIQILLKDRLCEWLICNIHEGGKGPHVLDDKGQGVIHLAAALGYEWAMGPIVAAGISPNFRDAHGRTGLHWASYFGREETVIALLRLGASPGAVDDPTPASPGGKTAADLASSRGHKGIAGYLAEADLISHLSSLTVNENITDSAAATIAAEKSIETAALVQSDLAAYENLSLKGSLAAFRKSAHAAALIQAAFRARSFNHRQLTKSRNDISEVSLDLVALGSLNKVKKLNHFEEYLHSAAVKIQQKYRGWKGRKEFLKIRNRIVKIQAHVRGHQVRKQYKKVVWSVSIVEKAILRWRRKRTGLRGFRVEKEMGDVASETEKTDEYEFLRISRKQKFAGVEKALARVRSMVRYQEACDQYMRLATKFEKLKMGDEGSSAMLQGEISQKSKREQDLPALLKK from the exons ATGCTTGATCC gcaCTTGGAGCACATTGTTCTTGTACATTATAGAGAAGTAAAAGAA GGGTACAAGTCAGGCATCTCCCGTGTGATAGCAGATCCAGGATCACAGGCTGGAAGCCCTCAAAGTAGTACTGTACCATGCTCTGTGCAGGCAAACTCACCTGCCCCTTCAGTTCAGACGTCTTATGCATCAAGTCCAAACAGAGTAGATAGAAATGGGCAGATAGTCTCATCAGGATTGGATGATGTGGATTCTGCTAGTGATCCACAAGCATCTTCTCTCGGTCAACctatttttggttttatatCACATAACACTTCTTTGCTGGAACATAAAGTTGCAG GATTTGTGGAGTTACCAAGCAATCCCTGGTTTGCTGGGCCTAAATATTGTCAAAGTTCGGGATTATCTAATTTGGCTGAAATTAACAGCTTGACCAACAACGCAGATGGTGTGCATTACcagaaattttttgttgaacATCCTACTGGAGCTGACTTTATATCACATAAGTTAACAGATGCTAGATTGGATGCTGATAGCTCAGTCCAAGGTGTTTTAACTTATAGAAATAGATTAATCACTGATAAAGACAACCAGTCATTAATGGCAACTTCTGGGGAAGTAGTTCAG GTGCCACAAGAGCGTGGTTTCGATTTAGTTCATCCCCAGTCTCACAATTGTTCAGAACCTCATGTGGAAGTAACTTCTGCCATTCGTTTTGAAAAGAAATCTAAAGATGCTGTTGTAAACAATGATGAAGCTGGAGTGCTGAAGAAACTTGACAGCTTTGGTAGATGGATGGATAAAGAAATTGGTGGAGATTGCAATGAGTCCTTGATGGCTTCGGACTCTGGCAATTATTGGAATGCACTTGATGCTGAAAATGATGAGAAGGAAGTGTCCAGTTTATCACGTCATATGCACTTGGATACTGATTTGCTGGGCCCTTCTCTATCCCAAGAACAGCTATTTACTATCCGTGATTTTTCACCAGATTGGGCTTATTCTGGGGATGCAACAGAAGATGCAACAAAGGATTTGAGAAAG GTCTTAATTGTTGGTACGTTCTTGGTAAGCAAGGAGCTATCTAGCAAGATTAAGTGGGGATGTATGTTTGGTGAAATTGAGGTTTCTGCTGAAGTTCTGAATGATACAGTCATCAGATGCCAAACTCCTCCACATGCTCCTGGGCGTGTTCCATTCTATGTCACCTGCAGTAATAGGTTAGCCTGCAGTGAGGTGAGGGAGTTTGAATATCGAGAAAAACCATCAGGAGTTGCGTTTGCAATGGCTGTTAGAAGTGCACCAGCAGATGAAGTGCATTTTCAAATGCGCCTAGTTAAACTTTTATATCTAGGTCGGGTGAGGAAGAGGTTTGATTGCTCTATTGAGGATTGTGATAAATGTAAGCTTAAGAGTACCATATCTTCAATAAGAAGTGAAAGTGGAAATGATTGGGGAAGGGTTGAAGAGACCTCTATGGCCTTTAATAGCAATCACATGAACCCTAGAGATGGACTAATTCAAATTTTGTTGAAGGATAGACTTTGTGAGTGGCTAATCTGTAATATTCATGAAGGTGGTAAAGGACCGCATGTTTTGGATGACAAAGGCCAAGGAGTTATACATTTGGCAGCTGCACTTGGCTATGAGTGGGCTATGGGGCCCATAGTTGCTGCTGGTATTAGTCCCAATTTCAGAGATGCACATGGAAGAACTGGGCTTCACTGGGCATCATATTTTGGGAG AGAGGAAACCGTCATTGCACTTCTTAGATTGGGTGCTTCTCCAGGTGCTGTTGACGACCCAACACCGGCATCTCCGGGAGGAAAAACAGCTGCTGATCTAGCATCAAGCAGAGGACATAAAGGGATTGCTGGATATTTGGCAGAAGCAGATTTAATCAGTCACCTCTCTTCACTAACTGTCAATGAGAACATAACGGATAGTGCTGCTGCAACTATTGCAGCCGAAAAAAGTATTGAGACTGCAGCACTTGTCCAATCAGATTTGGCAGCATATGAGAACCTTTCTCTGAAAGGATCTCTTGCTGCTTTTAGGAAATCAGCTCATGCAGCTGCTCTAATACAGGCTGCATTCCGGGCTCGTTCATTCAATCATAGACAACTCACTAAGAGCAGGAATGATATTTCTGAAGTTTCACTTGACCTAGTTGCACTTGGTTCTTTGAACAAGGTTAAAAAATTGAACCATTTTGAGGAATATTTGCATTCTGCTGCTGTAAAGATCCAACAGAAGTACCGTGGTTGGaagggaagaaaagagtttttgaaaatacGCAACCGTATTGTGAAAATTCAG GCTCACGTGAGGGGACATCAAGTTCGGAAGCAGTATAAAAAGGTTGTTTGGTCTGTTAGTATTGTGGAAAAGGCGATACTGCGTTGGAGGCGGAAACGAACTGGCTTGCGGGGATTTCGAGTGGAAAAAGAAATGGGAGATGTGGCATCAGAGACTGAGAAAACTGATGAGTATGAATTCTTGCGAATTAGCCGGAAACAGAAATTTGCTGGAGTTGAAAAAGCTCTAGCAAGAGTCAGGTCCATGGTTCGATATCAAGAAGCATGTGATCAGTATATGAGGCTAGCTACAAAGTTTGAGAAGCTAAAG ATGGGCGATGAAGGGAGCAGCGCAATGCTGCAAGGTGAAATTTCACAAAAGAGCAAAAGAGAGCAAGATTTGCCTgcattattaaaaaagtaa